Genomic DNA from Coffea arabica cultivar ET-39 chromosome 7e, Coffea Arabica ET-39 HiFi, whole genome shotgun sequence:
GTCTCTTAGAAGAAGTGGTACAAGTCCAATTAACAGCAGCAGATTTCTTTGATCTGCCACACTTGTCAATTGAACTTCCCTAAGCAATGCAGCTTCTCCACCAAACTAAAGACCTTGGAGGTGTTTCACAAAATATGACCAAGAGATCTCCTCTAAGGCTCAGTTGCATCAAAGATGATAAGTGACAACAGGATCCAATTCGAACCTAAATAATGTTAGTTCCAGCAAATTAAAGTTCAAAGGCCAAAATAAATGGCAGGACTAACATGTTGCAACTAATGTGAAGGTCCTCTTCGTTCCCCATCTATGAACTTCTTGCTATCGGGATCAATCTTCAGCATCAACATTAGCACAGAAGGATTGTTCTGATTCTCAGCAGATAAATCAAGTAAAATGGAAAAGGTATGTGCATCCAGCGAGAATCCTCTATGAACCATTTCTTCATGATAGACCATCGCATCATCATAATGACCTCCCTTAAGGAGTCCTCGTAGTATAACATTGTATGTAAAATCATTTGGCAGGCAACCCTTCCCCTCCATCTTTTTAACAAGCTCTTTGGCTTCGATGAGCAGACCTTCTGAAAGCAGACCAGCAATCATGGTGTTGTATGTTCTAACATCAAGATCCAATCCTTTAAGGGAGAGATTGTTGAAAAGTTCTCGAGCACTATCGAGCCTCCTGCTTTTGCACAACCCATCAAGCATGATATTGTACATTCCAATGTGAAAATTTGTTCCATCAGCTTCCATTGCATGGAATAACTGCAATGCTTCGTCGACATGTCCAGTCTTGCATAATCCATCCAACACCACACAGTAAGTATGAAAATCAGGCTTCATGCCAGAAGCTTGCATCTCGTTGAAAATTTCTCGTGCACTAAGATACCTTCCTGAACTAAATAACCCCTGCAAGACAGTGGTATAAACAACAATATTAGGTGTTAAACCTTTATGCTGAATCTCTCGAAAGAGATTTATGGCTGCTTCCGCTTTCTTGCTCTTGAAATAGGCATTTATCAGAATACCATAGCTATGGAGATCAGGTGTAAGGCCGCTAGCAATCATGGTATTGAAAACTCTCCTTGCGTCATCTATTCGCCTCTGTAAACAGTACCCATCCATTAAGGAACAGTATGTGACTAGATTGGGATTTTGACCTTGCTGGATCAAGATCTGGACTACATCTTCAGCATCTTCTATATGCCCTTCCTTACACAGTGCATCCACCACTATAGTGAAAGTAATAacatttggaataattttataAACCTTCATCTCAGAAAAGATCTTGCGAACATCCTCCCATCTGCTTAAGTTGCACAGACCTTGAATCAAACAACTGTAAGTGACAACATTTGGGGGAATGCCCTTTTCAATCATCTCCTGCAAGAGGGCAAGAGCTTCATCAACCATTTTATCCTTGCACAAGCTGTCAATGATTGTACTGTACACATTAACGTTGGGCTtacatcttcttcttttttccatgACTCTTAGGAATTCAATGGCCGTTTGAATGTTCCCTACCTTACAAAGCCCATCTATCACAATCAGAAACATAACTTCATTGGGCTCGCAAAGTTTTTCGAATATTATCTTCTTAAACAATTCCTGTCCCTGGGGGACCCTATATTCTCGAAAGAGTCCTTTGAGTAGAGTACTAAAGGTGACCACATTAGGGACAAGACCACGCTTCATGAAAGCAGCCAACACAGTAAACCCCAAATCCACTCGACCCAGGAGGCAGTAACAATTAATCACAACACTGAGGGTGGCCTCATCAGCAGGAATGCCCTTGACACACATATCTCTAAAAAGGGAAATAGCAGATACATAATGATTCTTCATCTTAACAATACGGTTCAGCAATTGATTGAACTGAATAACACAAGGCAGAGGCCTCATCCGGACCATATGCCGGTACAAGCTCAGAGCATCATGAAGACTGTCGACATTATTGATATCATTCCTCAATCCCGGTTGAAATTTCAGAGCTTTTCCAGAAGAACTCTCAACTTTGCCACTAATAGCAGAATAAAAAGCTAATTGGGGTTTAGGGTTTGGGAATGCAGAGAGAAATGAAGCAATAGTAGTACACCTAGCAGTAGCAGTAGTACCTACTGAAGCCGCTGCTTCCTGAGACTGAGCAATGGAAAGAATTATGGCAGAAGAAGCTCTTCTCCGCATCGCCATTATCTTCTGCTTCTACAGCTCAAGAATTAATCACGTGTTAATTGTTTAACGGCTTTGCAATTGGTAAAATTAGTTTCACCAAGACGATATCATCCCCTCtgatttgctttctttctttctttctttttactttttaccTCCGATTTTTCTCTCCTGTGTagcttttcaaattttcatggGTGAAATCTATGAATCAGACTAGTATTTATAGTTTTTGCAAAGTGGAACGAAAATTGTTTTTGTGCTTTATCGGTAAtaaaaaatggtataaatttaagggaaaatcgtccaaaacgtccctcacattttataaaatgacttttttcgtcccgcacttttaaaagtgtaattttatgtcccttacatattcacatcggtcaaatttagtccttaactaggttttcgatcattttttggccggaattcatcacgtgcaaggcacgtgatcatttttaagggtaaatttgtcaaattatattttacataatctaatTTATAGttctccacattttataaaacaaattttttcgtccctcatattttataaaataattttttcatccctcacattttcacaaaatgaatttctccatccctcacatttcaaaaaataaatattttcatccctcactaattatgtgtgtgagggaaacccttaaaaaaaatgtgtgtgaatacattttgtttaaacacatgtatatgtctatttgattttgcttaataatacgaatagcataaatatatgtatgtgtctatttgatttcacttaacaatacgaataccatatattatacgtaatcatttgatttcatctggtattagctagtaaaaaatcttgcattcattgtcaagttggccaataaagctattttcggtcaaaatacaataagaatatgcaaattaaggttctattggtaaatattagtcataatcatataaaaagagaagataacccacaagttgggcccaattacatacatgtgtttatgctattattattaagcaaaatcaaatagatatatacatgtgtttaaaaaaaatgtattcacacacataattagtgagaaatgaaaaattcattttttgaaatgtgagggatggagaaattcattttgtgaaatgtgagggatgaaaaaaatcattttataaaatgtgagggacgaaaaaatttattttataaaatgtggaggactatagttcatattatgtaaaatataatttgacaaatttacccttaaaaaatgatcacgtgccttgcacatgatggattccggccaaaaaatgatcggaaacctagttagggactaaatttaaccgatgtgaatatgtaagggatataaaattacacttttaaaagtgagggacgaaaaaagtcattttacaaaacgtgagggacgttttggacgattttccctaaatttAAATACTTCGCTTGTAAAAGTCTAATGGGGGAAGATTAGATAAAGTGGAAgaaattataaataaaaaatttatttattaaaaaaaatatagaagTTCAACCAACCATTTAGTGGAAGTTTGAGGAAGTAATACTTACAAAAATATATTGTTGTTAGAGTTGAATTTGTTTGTAAGGGAGGATTTGTATTTACCACACAAATACACATCAACCCAAGCAAGCAACCATTATAATTGCAATTTCATTTAAACAATCCAAATGTTGATGTAAAGGATATAGGGTTGTTAATGGAGAGAGAGTTTTACAAAATTTTCGTTGAGGACGGAAAATACaattaaaccattttttttggttggttgTAACATGAAATAAGTAATATCCAAACATCCCATCGATTAATTTCAACAAAATGTGTCACCTAATAAAAAGGAAATTTATCAATTGCATATTGTATAatttacatacatacatacacacaaACATATCCACACATACTAGAGTTCTGGCTTAAATTGTTGAACCAAAATCGTTTTGCATCGTTAGATATATAACTTACATGTTTAAGAGAAAAgagcaaaaaaggaaaaaaaaaaaaggagtatgtggttttccatttttgattgTATAAAATACAGTTTCTTAGTTCAGAAAAACAAATGTAACATCTCTCTGTGTCTATCTATTGTTTTTTTTCACATTCAAAAGCAAATTACCGGTAGGTAGCCGAAAGTATTTTAACCCCATGCAGATCAATAATGATGCTTAGCAAAGTTGGCCATAAAATCTCTACTATAGCAAACTCTCCACCAGTTATGGTGtttaaaaaagaggaaaaaacttGAGGAGCCCTTAAACTATTGTCTTTGTCATCTTTTGGCCTCCCATCTAAAATTTGTTTCCGATTGATTcttaaacaattaaaaatgtATACTTTGAGGACTTCTGATGACTTTAACCACAAATCTGATCGGAattaaagggcatttttgtccgttCATGTTTGAACCCTTGGGACCAGCAACTAAGGAGTGTAAAAAGAGATTGAAAGATGCAACTCTTCAATTCTTAAGCAAGCCAAAATCGAAGCAACGGAAATCCTTTCCAAAAATCGAGTTTTGCCCATTTGTTGAaatttcatcttcttcttttgcaaaaaaaagaaaatttagggttttcttgcaCGTATAACATTGGAAGCTTTGGGAGCTGGAAGATGCCAAGATCAAATCCAATACCTCCAACGTGTGGCTGCGGATTGAGTACCATTCTGAAAACGTCATGGACTCCACGAAATTCAGGTCGAAGATATGCGGAATGTCCAGTTGCTCAAGTAATGGATAGCAGTAATTTAGTGAAGTTGTTAGTAATTGCTCAGGTAAGTTGTTAGTAATTGCTGTTTGTTATGAATTTGGGTTAGGGATGCAAGTATTGGAAATGAATAGATGAAGAAATGTGTCCGTGTTCAATGGAGATTATACCTGGGTTGCTTCGGCGAATCAATCAAATGGAGAAACAGCTCACAAATGCCGAAGAGTCTGCACAAAAGTGGGAGTGCAAAGCAGCAAAATTGCAGACAAAAGTTCGAAGATTGGAAATTATGATGCAACAACATGCATCAAGGGAGAGGAAGTTTGCTCAACTCTTGCAATCACCTATGGCTTTGTGTTAGCAGGATTTGCAGTCTGGGTGTTTGGAAATTTAGGAAATAACGATCTATTGCAATTACCCCAAAAAGATGTATTATAAGCAAAGGAATGAAGAAAGTGGAACTGGAATGTAATGTACAAATGTAGTTCATGGGTGAATGGAAAAACATGTTTTGCTTTAATTGGACACAGAACGTATTGGAAAAACATGTTTTGCTTTAATGATCGCATCATATTGGTTTGTTCTGTTTTTGTGAGCAATATACAATTGGAACAATGGTCCGTTTGACGTGTTCATTTTAACATGTTTAACAATGGAAAAGCTAGAATAGTGTAAAACTGGATTATGATAGAACATAGGGAAACCAAAACCTTTTTGATTAAATATCAACTGCCAACATATAATTACATCATTAATACCAAGAGTCAAGCCActtaattaacaaacaaaaggTGGTCCAACTGTATGACATCTACGA
This window encodes:
- the LOC113701095 gene encoding uncharacterized protein is translated as MAMRRRASSAIILSIAQSQEAAASVGTTATARCTTIASFLSAFPNPKPQLAFYSAISGKVESSSGKALKFQPGLRNDINNVDSLHDALSLYRHMVRMRPLPCVIQFNQLLNRIVKMKNHYVSAISLFRDMCVKGIPADEATLSVVINCYCLLGRVDLGFTVLAAFMKRGLVPNVVTFSTLLKGLFREYRVPQGQELFKKIIFEKLCEPNEVMFLIVIDGLCKVGNIQTAIEFLRVMEKRRRCKPNVNVYSTIIDSLCKDKMVDEALALLQEMIEKGIPPNVVTYSCLIQGLCNLSRWEDVRKIFSEMKVYKIIPNVITFTIVVDALCKEGHIEDAEDVVQILIQQGQNPNLVTYCSLMDGYCLQRRIDDARRVFNTMIASGLTPDLHSYGILINAYFKSKKAEAAINLFREIQHKGLTPNIVVYTTVLQGLFSSGRYLSAREIFNEMQASGMKPDFHTYCVVLDGLCKTGHVDEALQLFHAMEADGTNFHIGMYNIMLDGLCKSRRLDSARELFNNLSLKGLDLDVRTYNTMIAGLLSEGLLIEAKELVKKMEGKGCLPNDFTYNVILRGLLKGGHYDDAMVYHEEMVHRGFSLDAHTFSILLDLSAENQNNPSVLMLMLKIDPDSKKFIDGERRGPSH